GGCCCCAAGTTCTATCTTTTAACTGATTATAAGTAGTGTGTTTTCAGTTAAATTGATTTGCTGGATTACAAAATAATATTATGTTAGTTTCCATTGATCAGATCTTGTTGATACCTAGAGGAACATACAGTTATTATCTTTATATTACTAAGCTACAAGACAATTTAATGTGTTCATTTGGCTGATTTTGTCAATTTTGGTATGATATGGTGAAAGGTTGATAAATGTATGGAAAGACTGCAAGAGCTGCAATACACAATAGCAGGAGGAACCAAAGTTGTCTCTGGTGTGAACCTTAGCCCTAGAAGCACTAGAATTTATTTGAAGACTAGCCTTAGATGCAAGCAAGAAACCTTAAGGTAAACATCCAGGAAAAAAAAAAACTCAAACCCTTTTTACTTTTTATAGAAATATCTATGTTGATCCAAACACAGAAACTTCATTTATCTCCCTTATTATTCATTTTTTGTTGTAGGATCAAGAATGCTACTAACAAGAAATCTCCATTAGGAAAGTTTCCAGCTTCCTCACCAGGTAAAATCTCTATTCCCTCTCTCACACACACATTCATAAGGCAAAGATACTTGTGTGTGTTGGAGAATTTTGATTAAAAGATGCTTCAGTACCAAGGTCACAATTATTGTAATAAATGATTTTTTTTTTTCTGAATTAATTTAGCAATCATTAAAAAAAAATTTGATTAAACTTATTTGATGGATTCTTGGATCTAAAGTTTCTGTATTTCAGTAATGTATAATCTATTTGCCAATGCAGGAGACTGGAGGAAAATGTCACTACCAGCAATGCTACTAGGAGAGACAGTAAACGAAATCTTACAAGCCTCACATGTCACTAGAGACATTGTAGATGCCCTTGCACCAAAGAAGAGTAGAAAGTCAACAATGCCAGAAGAAGACGGTTGCCCTAAGACACCTGAGACACAACAGAAATCACTGGAACCGAAACCTAAAACTGTCAACAGTAATATCAAAGCGAGAAGGAAGAAAGAGAAGCAGAACAAACGTTCAGAACCAACTTCTCCTGCTTCTATACATAAGGCTCGTTCAAGAATTGTCTTCAAGATTGTCTCTCCACAGACAAAAGCAGAGAAGAAGGCTCAAAATGGTGAGAATAGTTTTAGGCATGCGGCGAATAGGGTTTCACCAAAGCACAAACCTTGGGTTAAAAAGGCTGTTCTTTTCCCTAACCCTTTGTTTATCTCCGGTTCCTCTACGCAACAAGCTAAGTTCAGTAGAACAATGTCTCCTGTCATAGCCAGAAGCAAGAACAGTAAAGAGACGCCACGCAAGTTTCAGGTTAAGATCAAGAGCCCACCTAAAGTCTCGGTTTCTCCTAACAGAAGCGGAAGTAACTTGGGTCGCAAGTCACCTCGAGGTTCTCCGACAAGAAGTGTAACCTTGGGCAAGTCTCCAAAGCTATCTACAGCTGCAAAGCTCAGAAGATCATTTACTCCAACGAGAAATGGAAGTGACGTGGCTCGCAAGTCATCTATTTCTCCAAAGAGAGTCACGCTTCAAGCATTTATATCTCCATCAAGAAATGGTGGTAACGTGGGCAAGAAGTCACCAAAGCCTTGGATTTCTCCGACTAGAGTGGGCAAGAAGACATCAACTGCAGCAAAGCTGAGGAGGTCATTTTCTCCATCAAGACTAGCGATGAGGCTGGTGTCTCCACTGAAGAGCAGGAAAAGTGTTGGGAAGTGTGATGATCATGATGAGATGGGGATGATGGTGAGCGGCTTGAAACAGCGTCCTGTTATAGTTCCTAAGAGGTTCTCGATGGGGAGAATCTAATAAGAGAGACTTTGAAATGAAATAAGATACCTTTTTAGTACAAATAAACTTTTTTCTTTTATCAGTTGATCAAATAGCAAGTATTGAAGACTTTTATATCTTTTATCAGTTGATTAAATAGTAAGTATTGAAGAAGGAAGACCTCTAATAAGAGTTTTAGAGTGTGATTGGTTACATAGGGGAGTAAAGTGGGGAAAATAAAGTAGAAATATGAGGTATGAAAATTAATAAATCTAGAGTGAACTTTTTCATTTCATAAAAGGTTGAGAGAAGATTTACTCTGTTTTTACTATTTTTCTCACTTTTTAGAATAAATGAACTGAAACAAATTTTTATTTAATTGACTGAAATCAGAGTAAATGAGATGACATAAAATAAATTTTCAACTATTTTATTTTATTCTAAATATTTCATACATGCACATCTTTAGTGTGTGAAACATAGACGAGTGAAAACATAAAATGATAAAACCAATTAAGTGTGTGGTATTAGAAAAAAAGAACAAAAAAGCTTGCAATAATATAATTGTGATTGCTTAATCACTATGTTAAAGTCCTTTATTACTAATTTTAACTAGTTTAATAATATAATCCTATCACAAGTTGGAAAAATGTTGAACTAACTTTCCATGCAACTTTGTCTAAAGTTTGGCTACCAATTAGGCAATTGCTTCATTTTGCTTTTTTAAGTTATCACTTCTCGGGTTTATCTCCAGAGGCGGACCCACGTTATGAGGTACGGGGTCACGTGCCCCCGACTAATTATAAAAAAGTTCGTTAAAATGTACCAATTCTTGTTCGGTGGCTTAGTGGCTTAGTGGCTAATGTACAAAAAGTTCGTTAAAAGTTCATTTGGTTCGCTTTTTTTACCCTTTTATGTGTCCATGATTGAGCAAGCTTTTTTTTTTTACCGGGTCTTTCTAAAATAATTATTTCTGAAACTAAATTGATATCACATACATTTGAATATTTTGTCACCTTAGAATTTAAATTATAAATACATTTGAATATTTTGCCACCTTAGAATTTAAATTATATTGTGTATATATTTAAGAAAACAAATATTTTTTTTTAAAAAAAAATTGGATAAATCCAGTAGTTTGTAGAATTTTGTTGATAATGTATATATATTTCATAAAACTATTTTAAAATGTATTATTGTGAATTAAATATATAATATCTTTTATTGTAAACATATTATATTTGTAGGAGGGAAATTAGGTGAAATAACCAAACAAAAAACCATAATTCATCATCTAACCAAAATCACACTCTCTCTCCTCTTTTCTCTTCCTATATTTCTTTACCTTTTCTCTCTAAAACAAATTTCATCTTTTTATTTGGTTATATCACAAATTAGTATATGTGCCCCCGGCTCTAAAAACTTCTAGATCCGCCACTGTAATTATCTCTTGCCTTTTTCATGACACATAAAAGCAATGAAGATGAAATTTGATTAATACTTTCATCCTTATTTTCAATTTGGTATGTTCTTCCTTCTTTAAATAACTTTAGGTCTCTAATTGTGTAAACATGCCTCTTGGAGTTTCTTGCAAGTTCAAATGTCCCAAACAAAATGATTTTGTTCAGATAGATTCAGTCTCCTAGTGAGAAAATAAGAAAGCAAACCTTAACATATATTTGGCTCAAGCATTACTCCTATGTACGTATATCCATGTTTCAAATTGATTTTTAGGATTCATATGGTTCTATGGACCAAGCTGTGGTTAAACGTCTAAAACAAAAACAATCACGGGTCCCACAAAAAAAAACCTACATACACAATAATACACATGTAACTTTCCCTCAAAGCAAAGAATCAAAAGTTGCAAAACTTTTAAAAGAAAGCATTCAACTTTGCTTCTCCCATTCCACTTTCCCTGTGCTACCTCAAAGCCAAGAACAACCAAAGAGGTTTTTAAAGCCTTCTCCGTTCGGCTTCAACACAAAAATGGAAACTTCTAGCAACTCCACAAACTCATCTCTCTTTCAATTGTTAGGTCTTATAGAAGGCTATGATCAGCCTTCTGGTTCCACCCTTCCTCGTGTCATCACCCTTCTCGCCTCGCTTCTTACGAAGATGATTCAAAAGAACGAAAAGCCATTCCACACAAGACGCAACAAGTTCGGTTTTGTCAATATGTATAATTGAGATTTCTCTATCCTATCCGATCTCTCATGTTTGAATCTCCCTTGCGATCAACAGGGACGAAGAGATCACTATGTTCCATGGCTCAAGAGCACCGTCGATGAACATCCAACGTTACACAGAGAGAGTCCACAGGTACGCTAGGTGTAGCCCTGCTTGCTTCGTTGCAGCCTTTGTTTACATCATTAGGTATCTAGAAAGACCAGGGGCTACAAGTATGACTCTTCGTCTCACATCACTTAACGTTCATCGCCTTCTCATCACCAGTCTCTTAGTCGCAGCAAAATTCTTGGATCGCAAGTTAGTATCTTCTTAACTAGACCTAAAATTTTCCTAGTCTATTTGCTTATAATTCGAGCTTGTTATCTTTTTTTTTATGGAGTTTAGGTGTTATAATAATGCTTATTATGCGAAAATTGGAGGAGTTAGCACTGAAGAGATGAATAGGCTGGAGAGAACGTTCTTGTTCGATCTTGATTTCAGATTAAATATTACAGCGGAGATGTTTGAGAAACACTGTCTCATGTTGCAGAGACAAACGGTGCCTTGTGGTTCAAGAAAACGTAGAACAGCCCTTGAAGAGATGACTTGTGGTTGCCAAGCGATCTAACATATACAAAGCCCATAAGATGCGCTTAGATGTTCTTTTCTTCTGTACTACGTTTTAAACTAATTTATTTTCTCATGATTATTTGAAGAAATTGGAATCAAAATATGTATTTTCTTGATATCCATTGAGAAACATGGTGATGAAAAATTAAAATTGGGCTAGTAAATGTTGGTCTGAGTCCTGTCCTTTTATTTTATTGTTGGGCCAAACCTGACCCAAAGATCATGAGTGATGAAGAACCCTAAAAACAAGATGGAGAAACATACAAAGATCATTAGCAAATGCTACTATTGTACAATGGATATATTTATATTGCAATTAACAACACTTTGCATAACTACAAAAATTATTATTATCCTAAAGAAACTTCTTCCACGGTATTGCTCTTGCGTTTATGACGGCTACGGGTGGGGACTACCGACTATTACGCATATGAACACGGTGGATAAATGTTATGCCGTATTAGAAAATCATGCGTTGAATACGGCGTGACACATTAGAAAACAATGAATAGTTTCAGGACGTTAACTATAAGCTCGTAAATTTAAACAGAAGGCGTGACATTAGAAAAGTATATATTCCACCAAACTCTAACCATATTATTCAAATATTAAATTCAGTATTTTACCTATATTCACAAGATTTTGTCGTTTAAAACTTTCGCTTTTTGCACTTTTCTCCGTGATTCTGCTCTGTTCTGTTCAAGAACCTTCCTCATCTCCCGTCTATCTCAATATTTTCAAATATACAATCTCTTTTAAAAAAAAAAAAAACATCCCTTGAAACCTCAGTTTGCATATTCTTCTTGTCAGTGGCTACGATTGGCTGGATTCTATTTACCTGACATCTTTTTCTAATTAGCCTTTTTGGATTCTCTCTTTGCGTTGCTTCAAAGCTTTCTCCCTAATCCGTGATTAGAGCGATTTATCATCATTTTGTTTTAATATTCAGTGGTTATTATTTGGCAAAACAAAAATCAGAAATTAAAAGTAAGGTAGGTCAAAATTCTTCCTCTCGTCTAGGGTTTTTATTCCTTCTGATTATTAGCCTATTTAGACCTAGAAAAGATGCGATTTTGATTTAATCCCAGATCATTAAGAGATTCAAAATCGATTCATGCATGTTAATATGTTATGTTCTGGAACCGACCCAGATTTTGAATAAAGTTTCAATCTTTTAGGGTTCTTATCTCTGCAATGCATGAAGCTCTGTTTACTCTGTTTTAAAGCTCTGTTTTGTTTTTTTGATTCTTGCAGGTTTCTAACGTCGTAGACTCAGACCAAGATTTTGATGTTGTAGAAGAAGATGAATTCTCCGTTTAGTTCCAAGAATCTAAGACGCTTTTCAAAATCCATCACTTGCAAATGCCTTGTTCTCGTTGGCATTGCTCTGTTCTTCAGAGCTCTGTTTCTCTCTTACTCCACCAGAAACAGTAGCTTCTTGTTTCGAGCCCGTTACATGTCAGATTCCTCCTCAACAGCCCACAAGTTCCTCGAGGTTCCTCAGATCGTATGGGGACTGAACAACCAGAAGATAGCTTTCGCGAGAGCTTGCTTGACCGCAAGAACAATGAACAGAACGCTTCTCATGCCTAGCCTAAGCGCTTCCTTGTTCTACAAGGAAGTAGACAAGCTCCGTCCCATCCCCTTCGATAAAGTCTTCCAGTTCGAAAGATTCAACTCTCTGTGCAACGGATTCGTGCGGCTCGCTCGGTTCTCCGACGTTAGAAACAGAACACATTCGTTTGACCTAGAGAAAGGTAGCGGAAGAAGATGGACGGTGGAGAGAGACTTGGAACAGCTGAAACAGTTCGCAACTAATGAGTTTGAAGTGGTCCGTGTTGTAGGGAAGAACCCGTTCTTGTGGCATGATCACTGGCCTGTTAAGGACTATGCTAAGGTCTTTGAGTGTATGGTTGTGGTTGATGAGATCTCGAGAGAAGCAGATAAAGTGGTGAAGAGAATCAGACAAGGAGGGGGAGATAATAGAATCATGACGGGTCTTGTCCCTTTTGTTGCGGTTCACATGAGGATAGAGATAGATTGGATGATACATTGTAAGAAGCTAGAGCAAAGGCTAAAGGTTTCAGAGATTTGTAGTAGTAAAAGAGAGATTATGGAGAGAGTAGGGAACATATCTGGTTTAAAGACTCCAACAGTTCTTTACCTAGCAGTAGCTGATAGTCTCTTAGATGAAGAATCATCGGTCTTAACCGGTTGGAGAGACGGTTTAGTACCTTTTGAGAAGAAGAAGCTTGGGGTTAAAGAGGAGGTTTATGGGAAATATTCTTATTTGATACAGTCTGCTATAGATTACGAGGTGTGTTTAAGAGCTGATGTGTTTGTTGGTAATAGCTTTTCGACTTTCTCTAGTCTCATTGTTCTTGAGAGGACTCAGAAGATGAGAAGGTTAGGGTTTACTAGTGCTTGTGAAGATGGTGAGAACGAGTGGAGATCATATGCATATAATCTTGCTGGAGGATCAAAGGGAGTTCCAAGGAGATGGATGACTAATATGACTCATTCTAGTTTGGAGGCTATTAGCTATGGCTCTAGTTCTGTTTCTTGTTCAAGTGAGTGAAGTTGTGAAACTTTAGAGTTAGGTTTTGGTCTTTTTATACAATTCTTTTTTTTTTTTTGTGGTACAAAGTTGTGTAGTTACGTCTTAGATCTTTCCTTCACTTTGTTCTTTAATTCTGACTTCTACTGGTAATTATTGAGAGTAAACAAAATGAAATTTATAGAAAACAATCCTTTAATTCTTAAACAAGGCATCCATGAACAAATAACTTAAACACACAATCTCTCCAATACAGTTTTGAATCTTTCTTTAGCAGCTGTCCAACTATGAATCCATACATCATATTATGATGAAATACAGAAGCATTTGACCCAACATTCTGGAATCCAAGAATTGATTAGCTTGAGGACCCTTTCCTCTTTGACTCTATCTTTGGAATACACAAATGAGGATGCTCAGCCGCTGTTAGTATCTTGTGAAACAAGTTATCGAAATTTCCAAGTTTGGAACTGATTGGTATTGGAGCTTCAATCCCTATATCTTGTGTAGCCTGCAAGATCTCATTTACATGAAAACATTATTACATAATCTTTTGATGATTATTAATCAATAAGAAAGATCAGTACTTACCCTAGTGGATTCTTGAATTGCCATTGGGAATGAACCAAGATCCATTTTAGCTGCAACCATTAGACAAGGAAACACAAACCCTGCGTCTTCACTAATTGTTGCAACCTCAGAAACCATATCAATGGCTCTCTTCCAAGAAGACTCATCAGAAGAATCATAAACAAAGACTGCTACATCACAAGAAGCCAATGCTTCATCTGATAATAGGAATCCATCTTCTTGATATTGAATCTCCTTCATCACCAGGGTTTTCTTTGTACCTCCAGTTACACCAGAGTTCCCAACCATATTAACAGCATAACGCTCCTCACCTAATCCATCTCTATTGTCATCATCATATGGCCTAAGATCATATACAATCAGACATAAATTTTATGTTATGTAAAATCAATTTTCTTGACCTGAGTTTTAAAACAAACAAACCTTCCAATAAATCCATTGAGCAGTGCAGACTTTCCAGCATTCTTAGGTCCAAAGACAAAACACTGAACAACTTTTCTTACAGAGATTTGCTCCTTGCGGTCTAGCTCTCTCCTCCTAGTAACATGAACTGCTGAAGATGGATCATCAGGGTGACAAATGCAAATGAAATATTCAAGACTCCTAGCTGGATCTAGTAGTGTCATCAATGACCACTGCAAAGATAGAAATAGTTTTAAAGATTTAGGTCAAATTGTAAACATTTGATATGGGATCTTCTTGAAACCGTTCTTGATTACCAGTGAGAGGAAAGCTTCAAGTGATAATCCTCCATTGCTAGTTTTCTCTGTAGCATCCATATAAGGAGCTCCATTCCAAGGACTGTTATTAATGAATCAAATCAATGGAGTTACACATAAGTAGCTACAAGGACTACATTATATTCAACATTTGCGCTCTTTTTGAAAGTGAAAAAGTTACCTTTCAGGTGCAGTTTCAAAGAGAGATTCCATCATTTGAGGTCCCAAGTTATCGAAACGGTGATAGGCTCTCTTTAAGGATCCAATAGCTTCATCTGTCAGCTCAACACTCTGCACAAAAACCAAATCAGAACATCAGCAAATCATCACAATAGAGTGTTATATTTCTGAAGATGTTTACCTGATCAGGCATGCGTTTGAATGATGAATAAGGAATCATCTCATGTACAAGTCTTAAATCATTGTTATATCCTAATGTCCTAAGAATAGTCCATAACGTTCTGAGTTTTCTATCTTTGATAAGATTTGTGATTAGAACCAAGAAGCCATCTATTGTGAGTCCGTTTCCTTTGACTCCTAGTGGACACAGTTCTTGAACAGATTTTATTAATTCTCTACTACGAGAAGGCATCAATGGTATACCGAAGCTACGAACATTCATATCGCTTAACCCGTCATCACTGAGAATGTAATCATTGTTACGCGCATAGAGTTCAAATATACGTTTTAAGGCAGCAACACAGCGAGGCTTCAGTGAATTGGTTACTTGATCATACAGTGGTCCTATTGGGTACATAGCCGATATTTGCGCTTGCACAAAAACCGCTTGAGCCTGCACAAAAACCAGTTTGGTCGTTTTCAGACATGAAATATAGTGAAAGGTTGAAATGCTTTAAAGTGTTAAGATCTCACTCACAAGCCAACTGATATCAGATAGCCACGGAGCAGACCACTCAATGC
This sequence is a window from Brassica oleracea var. oleracea cultivar TO1000 chromosome C1, BOL, whole genome shotgun sequence. Protein-coding genes within it:
- the LOC106295002 gene encoding microtubule-binding protein TANGLED-like, encoding MVARTPQMQRRVAMVVPPLNTELLKETINKVDKCMERLQELQYTIAGGTKVVSGVNLSPRSTRIYLKTSLRCKQETLRIKNATNKKSPLGKFPASSPGDWRKMSLPAMLLGETVNEILQASHVTRDIVDALAPKKSRKSTMPEEDGCPKTPETQQKSLEPKPKTVNSNIKARRKKEKQNKRSEPTSPASIHKARSRIVFKIVSPQTKAEKKAQNGENSFRHAANRVSPKHKPWVKKAVLFPNPLFISGSSTQQAKFSRTMSPVIARSKNSKETPRKFQVKIKSPPKVSVSPNRSGSNLGRKSPRGSPTRSVTLGKSPKLSTAAKLRRSFTPTRNGSDVARKSSISPKRVTLQAFISPSRNGGNVGKKSPKPWISPTRVGKKTSTAAKLRRSFSPSRLAMRLVSPLKSRKSVGKCDDHDEMGMMVSGLKQRPVIVPKRFSMGRI
- the LOC106302356 gene encoding mitochondrial Rho GTPase 3-like produces the protein MMSGFGLGDSNGSTKPVRIVVVGEKETRKTSLIMAAVTDHYYPEPNIPPLLPYTKLPSEYCSEDVPVTLIDTSSRPEDKRDVIREVKEADAIVLTFAIDRQETLDRLSEYWLPLFRQLEVRVPIVVACYSVIKNEHNPVNIEEITLPIRQQCQEIEICIEWSAPWLSDISWLAQAVFVQAQISAMYPIGPLYDQVTNSLKPRCVAALKRIFELYARNNDYILSDDGLSDMNVRSFGIPLMPSRSRELIKSVQELCPLGVKGNGLTIDGFLVLITNLIKDRKLRTLWTILRTLGYNNDLRLVHEMIPYSSFKRMPDQSVELTDEAIGSLKRAYHRFDNLGPQMMESLFETAPESPWNGAPYMDATEKTSNGGLSLEAFLSLWSLMTLLDPARSLEYFICICHPDDPSSAVHVTRRRELDRKEQISVRKVVQCFVFGPKNAGKSALLNGFIGRPYDDDNRDGLGEERYAVNMVGNSGVTGGTKKTLVMKEIQYQEDGFLLSDEALASCDVAVFVYDSSDESSWKRAIDMVSEVATISEDAGFVFPCLMVAAKMDLGSFPMAIQESTRATQDIGIEAPIPISSKLGNFDNLFHKILTAAEHPHLCIPKIESKRKGSSS
- the LOC106296211 gene encoding cyclin-P3-1-like, whose product is METSSNSTNSSLFQLLGLIEGYDQPSGSTLPRVITLLASLLTKMIQKNEKPFHTRRNKDEEITMFHGSRAPSMNIQRYTERVHRYARCSPACFVAAFVYIIRYLERPGATSMTLRLTSLNVHRLLITSLLVAAKFLDRKCYNNAYYAKIGGVSTEEMNRLERTFLFDLDFRLNITAEMFEKHCLMLQRQTVPCGSRKRRTALEEMTCGCQAI
- the LOC106296848 gene encoding uncharacterized protein LOC106296848, whose product is MNSPFSSKNLRRFSKSITCKCLVLVGIALFFRALFLSYSTRNSSFLFRARYMSDSSSTAHKFLEVPQIVWGLNNQKIAFARACLTARTMNRTLLMPSLSASLFYKEVDKLRPIPFDKVFQFERFNSLCNGFVRLARFSDVRNRTHSFDLEKGSGRRWTVERDLEQLKQFATNEFEVVRVVGKNPFLWHDHWPVKDYAKVFECMVVVDEISREADKVVKRIRQGGGDNRIMTGLVPFVAVHMRIEIDWMIHCKKLEQRLKVSEICSSKREIMERVGNISGLKTPTVLYLAVADSLLDEESSVLTGWRDGLVPFEKKKLGVKEEVYGKYSYLIQSAIDYEVCLRADVFVGNSFSTFSSLIVLERTQKMRRLGFTSACEDGENEWRSYAYNLAGGSKGVPRRWMTNMTHSSLEAISYGSSSVSCSSE